GTGCTTTCGGTGAGCTCCAGCTTCAGGCTTCCCGGCCGCAGCCCGTGCTCGCCGACGGCGGCCTCCACCTCCTGCAGCAGGCGCGCGTCGCCGAACTGGCGGGCAGACAGGTTCACGCATACGAACCGCGGGTCATCGGCCGGGTACTCCGCCTCCCACGCGGCCAGCTGCCGGCAGGCTTCGCGCAGCACCCAGCGCCCCAGCGGCACGATCAGCCCCGTGTCCTCGGCCACGCCGATGAATTCCACCGGCCCCACCAGCCCGCGCTCGGGGTGGTGCCAGCGCACCAGCACCTCCCATCCCACGGTGCGCTCCGTCGCCAGCTCCACGATGGGCTGGTAGACCAGGCGGAACTCGCCCCGCCGCACGGCCTGCCGCAGGTCCGTCTCCAGCTGGAGCCGCCGCAGCGACTCGTGGTGCATGGAGCGCGTAAAGACGGCGAAGCGCTCGGCGCCCAGCGAGCGGGCGTGGTACATGGCGGCGTCGGCGTTGCGCAGCAGCTCGTCCGGGTGCCCCTGCCCGTCGGCCGAGAGCGCCACGCCGATGCTGGCGGAGGTGAACACCTCGTATCCGCCCAAGCTGACGGGAGCCGAGAGGGCGGCCTGGATCTGCTCCGCGCGCCGGGCCGCCTCGACGGCATCGCCCACTCCGTCCAGCAGCAGCACGAACTCGTCGCCCCCGAAGCGCGCCACCGTGTCGGCGGGGCCCACGCACGCCAGCAGCCGGGCGGCCACGATCCGCAGCAGCTCGTCGCCCTTCAGGTGGCCCAGCGAGTCGGTGACCAGCTTGAAGCGCTCCAGGTCCAGGAACACCACGGCGAAGGGCCGCGGGGCGCCGTCGTCCCCCGTGCGCGCCGCGGCCTGGGCCAGCCGCGTGCCGAACAGGGTCCGATTGGGAAGGTCGGTCAGCGCGTCGTGAAGGGCGTCGTGGCGCAGGCGCTCTTCGGCGGCCTTGCGGCCGGTGACGTTTTCCACCATCGCCACGCAGAACCGCGGCTTTCCCGCGCCGTCGCGCACCGCCGATGCCGCCAGGTGCACCCAGATGGTGTTGCCGCTGGGGAGCAGGTAGCGCTTTTCCACCCGGTACGAGCTGCGCCGGCCGGCGGCCATGTCGCGGAAGAGCGACAGGTTTCCGTCCGTGTCGTCGGGATGGTTGAGCTTCCAGAACTCCAGCCCGTGCAGCTCCTTTTCGCCCAGCCGCACCATCTCGCGGTAGGCGGCGTTGGTCTGCACGATGCGCCCGTCCATGGTCACCACCAGCACCCCGATGGCGGCGCCCTCGAACATGGCGCGGAACCGCTCCTCGCTGTCGCGCAAGGCCGTCATGGCGTCGCGCGCGGCGAGCTCGGCGGCCGCGCCCGCGGCCAGCTCCATCAGCAGCCCCAGATCCGGCTGCTTCCACGCCCGTCCGGGTTCCGCTATGGCGAGTGCGCCGAGCACGGTGCCGCTGGCGTCCCGCACCGGCACCGCCAGCGCCCCGGCGGCGGCCTGCGGCTCGGCGGACGCCATCGCCCGGTCCATCCCCGCCCGCAGCGCGCCCAGCAGCGACGGGTCGCCATGCGGGCGCTCCACCCGCGAGCCGTCGGCCTCACGCGACAGCAGCAGCGCGGCCGGCACCCCCAGGGTGCGGGCCGCCAGCCGGGGCCAGTCGGTGCGGTTGCGGGCGCCAGGATCGGGCACGTCGGGGCGGGTGAGGGGGCCGGCGTTCACGCCCTCGCGCGAACGGACAACATCCGGGGGAACAACCGGAGGGTACGTTGAATGGTTAGCCGTGGGGGTGGGGAAACGCAATGATTCGAATCACGACAAGACAAAAGCGCCGGCCCGTGCGGGCCAGCGCTGATGCGGGACGGAGCGGCGAAAGAGGGGCCGCCCGCCGGGTGGATATGGCCGGAAAGCGGCCGCGGGCTATGACGGGTTTAGAGCCGCGGCCCCTTGCGGGCGGTGCGCCGGTCTTCCAGGCGGATCATCCACAGGCATACGAAATACACCACCACCACCAGCAGCCCGAACACGGCGATATTGCGGAAGAGCGTGCCCCAGCCAGCCATATGTCCCTCGTAGGTTTCTGTCCCAGGTCAGCAAGTCGGCGCACAACATACACCGGGCGCCGCCGTCCGGCTAGGATGCGCGGCCCCTCACCCATCCTCGCTGACACTACGGTTCGTCGGCCCATGCGCGGCGGGCCCCGGCTGCCGTGGGGCCCTCACCCCGCCGCGCGGACACGCGTGCGACCCTCTCCCACATACAGCGTGGGAGAGGGGGTACACTTCAGGGTTGGGGGCGTCGGGCCGAGCCCGGTGCTCGGGCGGGCGCCCCCCAACCCCAACCCTTCCCCCGCAAACTGCGCGGGGGAAGGGAGCCAGTTGATCGCACCAAGCCAGCCGAAGCGCACGTCACGCAAGCGGTGTGTTTCTCCCCCTCCCCTGCGAAGCGGGGGACGGGGGCCGGGGGGAGGGGGCTCCCGAGGCGTGAGCGGCAGCCCGTCGAACCGGGATTGAAGTGCTCCTCTCTCCCGGCTCTCTCCCGCGCTGTTTGCGGGGGAGAGGCCGGGAGAGGGGGCGGCCGCGGAATGCGCCGCAGCCCCGTCGAACCGCGATCGAGGTACGCGGATCGATCAGGCGGACGGGTCCACAGGCCGGACCGCCTCCGCGGGAATTTCCGATGGTCCAGCAGCGTCCGCTTCCGCATCCAGCGCCGATTCCGTCTCTGTTCCGGCCCGCGCCCCGGACTCCGTGTTCGCCAGGCGCTCCACATCGACTTCCGCTGCCCCTTCCGAACCCGTCTCCGCCACTGGCTCCTCCGCGGACGCCACCACCGCCTCCGGCTCCAGTTCCGGTGCCGGCTCGGCGCCGCCGCCGAAGTCGGGGCGGTGCAGGGTGCACAGCACTTCATCCGACACGTCCGTCATCGGACCGACGCGGTTGGCGTGGCGGGCGAGCGCCTTTTCGAACGCGTTCCTCACGTCGCGGCCGTTGGCGAAGTTGGCGCCCCGCTGGTCGTACATCTCCTGGAACACGCGCCGGGCATGCTCGGCCGCGGCCGGGGTCAGCCAGTAGCCGTGCTCCTCGCACATGCGCTCCAGAATGGCGAACAGCTCGGGGCCCGCGTAGTCGTCGAACTGCAGGAAACGGTTGAAGCGCGAGCGCAGGCCGGGGTTGCTGTTCAGGAACTTCTCCATCGGCTCCGGATAGCCAGCGACGACAACGATCAGGTCCGCGCGGTTGTCCTCCATCAGCTTCACCAGCGCATCCACCGCCTCGCGCCCGAAGTCCTGCCCCGAGTCGCTGCTGGCCAGGGCGTACGCCTCGTCGATGAACAGCATGCCGCCCATCGCCGCCTGCACCTTTTCGGCGACGTTGATGGCGGTCTGCCCCACGTATCCCGCCACGAGCCCGGAGCGATCGGTTTCTACCAGGTGCCCCTTGGAAAGCACGCCCAGCGCCCGGAAGATTTCCGACAGCAGGCGCGCGACGGTGGTCTTTCCCGTCCCCGGGTTGCCGGTGAACACCATGTGAAGCGTCATCGGAGGAACCGTCATCTTGCGTTCCTGCCGCATCTTGCGGACGCGGACCAGGTTCGCGAGTGTTTCCACCTCCTTCTTCACCCGCTCCAGCCCCACCAGGCGGTGGAGCTTCGCCATCAGGTCGTTCAGGTGGGCCGGGGGCACCTGTTCCTTTTCGTCGGCCTGCACGGGCGGCGTGGGCGCCGGCTGCGGCTGCAGGGAGGGATGCGCCTCGGCCTGGCCGGCGGACGGGTTCAGCACCTCGGTGCCGGCCAGCGCGTTCTCGCTCGCCCCCTCGGCACGCGGCTGCTGCACGCCGGCCTCCGCGACGGCGGTCTGCAGGACCGACACGTGCTCCGTCAGCAGCGCGACTTCCTGGGGCAGGCTCTGCCCGTCCGCGGCCAGCAGGTGAAGCCCCAGCTCGCGGATGCACGCCGCCACGTTCGCCGCGTTCACCGTACCGCGCATCTGGTCGCCCGCCACCAGGATGCGGAAGTAGTGAGGCACGCGCCGCAGCGAGCCCGGGCCCGCCCGGCCGAAGCCCGTCACCATCTCCCGAAGCTGCGCCTGTTCGGACGGTGAGGCGGAAGCCAGCAGCTCGGCGAGAAAAGCCGATTCCGCCCGGCTGATGTCGCCGTCGGCACGGGCGATGGTGAACAGCACGTCCATCACGTGGCGCTGCACCTCGTCGGCGATGGGGCCGGGGCGGCCCCAGTCGCCCCGGCGCTCGGCGCGGCTGGCAAGGTCCAGGATGAAGTCGTAGAGCTCGGCGGGGGTCATGCGTTGGCGGGTGGGGGCGGGTGAGGACCGCGGGCGAGTTCCAGCACGTCCTTGATGAACTTGCGGAACGATCGGGCGCCCTGAGCCTGGTCTAGGTCGAAGATCTGCGTAAGCGCGGCCTGATCGACAGTCGGCTTGTAGCTGCGCCCGCGCGGCGTGCGGTCGCTGAGCCAGCCCTTGGCATCGCGAACCGCTTCGGGCTCCGGTGGCGGAGCGAGGTCCTGCGGCAACCCACGCTGTCCGGCAAGTGACTGTGCCGACGCCAGGAGCCACGCCTCGAACTCACTCTTGGCAACTACTACACGGATCGAGCGGTCCGGACGCTGGCGTTGCGCTCGGCGGAGCAGTTCCGTCGCGAGATCCACCGGGCAGTCCTTGTCCGCATCGATCAGCACCAGGAGGCCGTCTCCAGGCCCGGTCTGCCGCGCGGCCAGTTCGATCGCGTTCTCGATCCCGCCGGGCTGCACGAGGGCGTTGCGCTTGATGCGGATTGGCCTGCCGACTTCCGCGTAGGCCTCTGCGGCGTACGCGGTGACGATCCTGCGGATCAGCAGCGGCACGGCCGTTACTTCGCCGTGCCCCTCGACGATGGGCAGGATCATCGATCAGCGCTCTCACGCACGCCAAAAAGGTCGACCTCGTCCGAGTCCAACCCGAATGCCTCAGCGCCGGGTCGCAACTGGTGCATGCGCAGCAGTTGGCCAGCGGTGTAGAGATGGTCGCGAAGCACCGAACGGCCGGTCTGGTCCAACGGCCCGAGCGACGATCTGCCGTCTTCCGCCACGACGGCGATGATCTCCGAATCCGAGATGGACGTGGTGTCTAGGAGATCCGGGCTGTGGCTGGTTACAATGATCTGGCGAAACTCTCCCGCTTCGCGGAAGGCGTCGAGAAGAACCTCTGTGGCCGCCGGGTGCAGTCCGGTCTCCGGCTCCTCAATTCCCACCAGCATCGGGCGTGGATCTTCGGGTCGGCCCTGCAACAGCGCGACTAATATCCCAAGTGCCCGCAGCGTTCCGTCGGAAACGCTGTCTGCCGTAAACCACTGGTCGCTAGTGCCGCTGGCAAGTTGCTGCCGGAAGGCCAATAAGTCCCGGGCTCCAACCGTGACGGCAGCCACCCCGGTAAACCCGGGCACAACCTGCGCAAGATAAGCCTCGATTCGGGATTTTGCTTGGGGACTCTCTGAGTTGAGTCTTGACAGAATGCTCGACAGATTCTCTCCATCCCGAGCCAGGTAGTCCTCGCCATCGGGTCTTACCAAGTCCCTCATCCGGTCTGGAATAAGGTTGTAGAAGGCCATGGAAGAGAGTGCATCGAAAACCGGCTTAAACGCAGGACTACCCGAAGCATTCACCAGATAGAGCCGATCAGAAACTCCGCTGGGTGCGAGCGGTAATGTAGAGCCGAGAACTTCACCTGCGCGCACACGATAATGCTCGTCGCCCCCCGCTCCGGAGATGAAGCACTCCTCCCGCGAGATAACAGGGAGCGCGGGGGGGCCTCCGACCTCGAACGCGAAGTGTCCCCTTAGCCCACTCGGAAGAAAAAAGTCCAAGCGCATGCCGAAGCGGGTGGAACTCCGAATAGGGCGCGGGAGCACCCCTATAACCCCGCCCCGCTCGCGCAACGCATGGGGGAACCCGTTGCGCAAAGCATCCGGGATTAACCGCAGCGCGTCCAGGAAGTTGCTCTTTCCGGACCCGTTCGCTCCGACCAAGAACGTGAGCGGCCCCAGCCTCACGTCGCAGGCCGCGATGCTCTTGTAGTTGCGGAGGACCACCCGCTCGATGAAACAAGCGTCGTGCTGGTCGGCAGGCATTTCGCTCCGTGCGTGGGGCAGCGGACGCGGGCCAGCACGGCCTGCGTCACGGATGTGCAGATGATACCGTTCGCCTG
This is a stretch of genomic DNA from Longimicrobium sp.. It encodes these proteins:
- a CDS encoding DUF4276 family protein, with amino-acid sequence MILPIVEGHGEVTAVPLLIRRIVTAYAAEAYAEVGRPIRIKRNALVQPGGIENAIELAARQTGPGDGLLVLIDADKDCPVDLATELLRRAQRQRPDRSIRVVVAKSEFEAWLLASAQSLAGQRGLPQDLAPPPEPEAVRDAKGWLSDRTPRGRSYKPTVDQAALTQIFDLDQAQGARSFRKFIKDVLELARGPHPPPPANA
- a CDS encoding putative bifunctional diguanylate cyclase/phosphodiesterase, with protein sequence MNAGPLTRPDVPDPGARNRTDWPRLAARTLGVPAALLLSREADGSRVERPHGDPSLLGALRAGMDRAMASAEPQAAAGALAVPVRDASGTVLGALAIAEPGRAWKQPDLGLLMELAAGAAAELAARDAMTALRDSEERFRAMFEGAAIGVLVVTMDGRIVQTNAAYREMVRLGEKELHGLEFWKLNHPDDTDGNLSLFRDMAAGRRSSYRVEKRYLLPSGNTIWVHLAASAVRDGAGKPRFCVAMVENVTGRKAAEERLRHDALHDALTDLPNRTLFGTRLAQAAARTGDDGAPRPFAVVFLDLERFKLVTDSLGHLKGDELLRIVAARLLACVGPADTVARFGGDEFVLLLDGVGDAVEAARRAEQIQAALSAPVSLGGYEVFTSASIGVALSADGQGHPDELLRNADAAMYHARSLGAERFAVFTRSMHHESLRRLQLETDLRQAVRRGEFRLVYQPIVELATERTVGWEVLVRWHHPERGLVGPVEFIGVAEDTGLIVPLGRWVLREACRQLAAWEAEYPADDPRFVCVNLSARQFGDARLLQEVEAAVGEHGLRPGSLKLELTESTVMRDPDQAIPLLRRFRALGIPIYLDDFGTGYSSLSLLHQLPLDGLKIDRSFVQRADGTAVVQTIVALARSLGVAIVAEGIEEPAQFAALRAMGCEYGQGYLFARPMDPEQVPASLGRPIAVAAS
- a CDS encoding AAA family ATPase, with translation MTPAELYDFILDLASRAERRGDWGRPGPIADEVQRHVMDVLFTIARADGDISRAESAFLAELLASASPSEQAQLREMVTGFGRAGPGSLRRVPHYFRILVAGDQMRGTVNAANVAACIRELGLHLLAADGQSLPQEVALLTEHVSVLQTAVAEAGVQQPRAEGASENALAGTEVLNPSAGQAEAHPSLQPQPAPTPPVQADEKEQVPPAHLNDLMAKLHRLVGLERVKKEVETLANLVRVRKMRQERKMTVPPMTLHMVFTGNPGTGKTTVARLLSEIFRALGVLSKGHLVETDRSGLVAGYVGQTAINVAEKVQAAMGGMLFIDEAYALASSDSGQDFGREAVDALVKLMEDNRADLIVVVAGYPEPMEKFLNSNPGLRSRFNRFLQFDDYAGPELFAILERMCEEHGYWLTPAAAEHARRVFQEMYDQRGANFANGRDVRNAFEKALARHANRVGPMTDVSDEVLCTLHRPDFGGGAEPAPELEPEAVVASAEEPVAETGSEGAAEVDVERLANTESGARAGTETESALDAEADAAGPSEIPAEAVRPVDPSA
- a CDS encoding AAA family ATPase, encoding MPADQHDACFIERVVLRNYKSIAACDVRLGPLTFLVGANGSGKSNFLDALRLIPDALRNGFPHALRERGGVIGVLPRPIRSSTRFGMRLDFFLPSGLRGHFAFEVGGPPALPVISREECFISGAGGDEHYRVRAGEVLGSTLPLAPSGVSDRLYLVNASGSPAFKPVFDALSSMAFYNLIPDRMRDLVRPDGEDYLARDGENLSSILSRLNSESPQAKSRIEAYLAQVVPGFTGVAAVTVGARDLLAFRQQLASGTSDQWFTADSVSDGTLRALGILVALLQGRPEDPRPMLVGIEEPETGLHPAATEVLLDAFREAGEFRQIIVTSHSPDLLDTTSISDSEIIAVVAEDGRSSLGPLDQTGRSVLRDHLYTAGQLLRMHQLRPGAEAFGLDSDEVDLFGVRESADR